The DNA sequence GCACAAGTAAATAGTTTGCTGTCCTCGTGTAGAACGGCATCATGGCCACGGAGTTTCGATTCAGGGTTTGGCACTGTCGCCAAAGAAAGGGTTCCTTTGTATCCCCATACAATTCCTATCATGTACAATGGTGACCCTGGAAGTGAATTGCACATATGGAACTCAAAGTAAACAGAAGCGAATCGCCCACGATGAGATCTTCGCTTCTTCCTATCGCGGATCCGAGGCGACGTTCTCGCAATGCCAATGCTTATGCACTAGCCGCGCTCCGCATCGGCAACCTTACGCTCAGCCAGCGGGGGAAAAAAGGGCGCGAAACCAACATTCCACGTCACATTAAACGTACTCTTTCGTCTTCGGGAGGTTGCGTTTGCCTCGGGCAATAGAGAGTTATCTTGAATGTACCGAGACTCTTTTAAGTGTGAACTGAAACTGGTGGGTTTTGACCCTATTCCAGGAGCACAGCGCGAGCGAGCTCCATTGCCCGGCATGGCCATGACTCTGTCTTCCTCCAATAATGGCTCAATTATTCTTTCGATGCTTGTCTCCATCCGTTTCCCGCTGATTCAAATGGTGCCGAAGACTGTCTGAATGGCACCAATgcttagcaaaagaaaaaagagaaattgcgGCTAGGGTTGTTAGCTCCTTCCGCAGTTCTCCTCATCGACAGCGGAAGTCGATCCGAGACACACGGATGAGCGTGACGGAAAAGATGGTCAGCTTCGACGTACCCGAAAAGGTGAAGTGCGAAAACAGAGCGGATGGCGATGACGAGGAGACGCGCATCACTTTTTTAGAAGGTGGCTCTTTGTTCATCGGGTCATGGGGGGGACGAGATAGCAATATTTGAAGTTTCCGAGGATGTTTCGTGAGGCCCTATACTTAAAGAAGCATATTTCGAAATAGGAATCAATCGCACATTGTCCTAAAAGCCGATCATGTAAGTTTTGCTTTTGGCATTAGAGTTCCTTCGTTTCACAGTGACCCCTTTCATTACCTATTGGGATCTATCTACTATTATCGAAAATACCCTTCTGAATTTGATCATTTTGAGTCAATAACTCCCGTGAATTGATGCAATTTTTATGCAATTCCCCCCTAcagacttttactttttttttttggccacaaTGCACCTAAGGCGACTCTCCCGAGCTCATGGCCACGTCGAAAATAATGGCTATAGCCGACTAACGTGTGCTCGCCGCGTGCACATTTTGCAACCGTCGAAAAACAATTTTAACCCAACATCTAAAGGCTGAGGGCCCGAGGCCAAGCCTGCAAATCTCACCATACCTAGAACATTAATTGAGCCATATCAATTCATCGGTCAGCATAATGTTTTTATTACTTTAGCAAATTACAGTTCAATAAACTGTTGACATTGAGGTAGGAATGCCTCCAGAAAAGGGCCGCGGAAAACACGAGACTTCGGTAACTGATGTAAGCCCTGGCCGAACGATGCGGGTGTCCAGTTAAGGATAGGTAAGTTCTTTGTTTGACTCTAGAAACTAGAATGCATATGATTTTCAAGTATCAAATTGACAACAGAAAATGGAGAGGGAAACAAGTTGCAGCAGCCAAAAATCTGTACAAGTCATTTTATACACCATCGTCGTGAATGCATACACTAACAAGACCGCATACTTTTTAAGAACTTAATTCAAGCATCTCAGGAACTTTGTGTATGTACTATGTACAAGTGTATGCACACAAACACAAGTGTGTGTGTATTAATATCAAAGTGGTAACCGGAGTGCAGGAGACAAGGTTCTAACCATGTATAGCTATGGCAGGGGTcatcttccttctccttttacTAGAACCGCCGCAGGATACCAAGCTCAAAAGGCAATCCTGAAAAGGAGTGACTTGTTTCTCCTCGATAATCGTTGAACCCCCACCAGCAGTCCTCTTGCTGCTGTGAACAGAGTTAGCCCCGGATGCGCTAGAAATCCCCCATGCCGGGTTTGTGGGGTTATTGGAGAATTTATTGTCGCCGTTGAGACATTGGCCGCCTCGGAAACTCTCCTGGAAAAGTTCAGCTAATTTCTTTTTGCCACCAGCTGGGGTTGGTTTGGGAATGGAGCCCAGTGCTTCATCCTTATAAAAGGTTGTGATCCTTTGAGGTGTGCTAGTAATGAAACTATCATGGACCGGAGTACTGCCACGAGAAGGAGTGAAATCTGCAGTGAGCATAACCAGAAAGAAAAGAGTTCAATCTTCTTCTGATTGAATCATCGCCAGGCCCTGACAGAAAACTGAGTTGTAGTGCTTAATGCAAACTCTGTTTCATTCACTCCAGGAAGGATGCAGTTTTATTAAGACATGAAGAGAGATATGTCAAAAGTAGAGCACAATGCGATTAACACTAGAAGCGAATATGTTGATCTTGTTCTGTATCCAATCGAAAGTCGAAATACAAACCCAGCAAGAGGAAATACTTTAGGCGCATATCTGCATTTCAATAGCCTGAACAGCTTCATATATATAGATGGGATGTCTCACATCGTACTTGGAAGTTGGAACACAAGTGTCGTCGAATCCAGCTTACAGAAGTTATACTGATTGAATAgcgcaaaagaaaaatttttccCCTTACCGCCTTTTACACTGAAGAATTCATCTTCGCAGTCTGACTCCATCCAGGCTTGAGAATCAAAAAACTTGTCCTCTTTGCTCCCTGTGAACGGAAATATGTGAATCAAGTTCAAGCACCAAGAAATAGGAGATGCAGTGCATCACAAGCAACGGAAAATTACAGTCACTCATCAGACATCActaaaagatgatcaattgcAGCATCAACCGGTTAAGTTCCACTGGACAAATCAAGAGCTACATCCATGTAGGTTCCACCAGACTTACATAGCTATCGGTTTGAAGGACTGGAGCAATCTTCAATCACTTGTGTCGACCAAGTGAAGAATGAATTACATGTGCAGGCAGGAATGATCCTTTTTCCTCGTGTTAAGTCCACAAAATGGAGACAACTCCTAGTTACACTCGTGATCCTACTCTAGGAGGCATCGCGAAATATGCCTGCCAGGACATTTAAAGTTAAATTCGAGGACCCTACATCGGTGCCTGGCATACCGAATGACGTGACAATGCAAACATCATTGCTTGATTGCGAAACTTACATCAATTTTAACATAGTGAATCAGTCATTGGATCAACGCAAGGGACTCGAAAAGGAACACTCGCCATTCCAGAACATATCTCTATCATACAAAACAAGACCCACCAGACCAGTGCCCCCCCAGCAGCAACATAAGCCCACTACATCATTTGGCCAGACGAAGATATAGTCGCTTCACGCGAAAGAAACAGTGCAAAACTACAAACGGAACTTGAGCACCAGCTAACTTCAGAAGCCCGAACGTACCAAAATCGGAGAAAGTTGGCGTCCGGCGGGACCCGAGAGGAACACCGATGGCGGCGACAGGGACTTCTCCGGCGGCGGGGCGCGGATGACGAGCACCCATGGGCTTCTCCATCTGGGAGGCGGAAGACAAGCTGCGTTTCACGGCGGACTCCAAGGAAGAGCTCCTCTGGGCAGAAACGCACGAACCCATCTCCCAAGTCCTCGCGAGGCGGTGCTTAGTGAGGCGTAATGCCCGTCAGGCCATGGCAGAGGAGACGGAGAGAGACCCAGAGAGAAGCGTTGcttgttttcttcctcttctttctccgTGGCGTTGGGCATAAGAAGAGGGTGGAAATTGCTTGAGGAGCAGAATCCGGGCATGTGGGAGGGAGGGACTGGGCGTGTAAGGGAGGAAGAGTTTGGAAGATGGGAGAGATTTGGCCTTGAAAGTGAAGTCATCCATTGGCCTTATCGTCGCCTTCTTTACGGGCATTCGGTCCCCCTGTCTGTCTTCGTTcccacttttccttctttgggAAATGAGTTGATGTTCGCTCGGATCGGCCACCCCCCGCCGGCGTACAGGGACGTCAACCGACGATACGACGTCGTGGCCTACAGTATTCGTTATGGACCGTTGGATGACACTACTTGGGAAGAAAAAGTCAATTTTAATTGGCGAATTACAGCGGTTAGATTACGACAATTTGCGGTTGGTACGCTGTCGTACCTTCCCTCGCAAATCGACATGTAACTCAAGGAACGTTGCGACTCGGGCTAGTCGATTTTTATATGCGCTAGAGTGCAATGATTAGAGCATAACATCATTCGATCTGCTTCCTCGGAGCACATTTCTAGCCACATGTAGTTTTCTCTTTTCCGATCGAACACGTGTAATTGACTCATAGCTCGATGAGGGATTTGACCAAATACCAGGTTTTACGGTTGCAATATGATTCTACGGTTTTAATTCTCGTACTCGCACAAAATTCTAGGTAGCGCACGATGCGCTGGCGGTGTAATTGCTTTTGATTGTTGAAATTTTGGACTTCTAAGTCAATCATCGAGTTTATAAGAGATGTACAATTAACCGGCAAAATCGAGTTAAATCAAACAAAACATGCAAGCAAGTTGTGAACCGTACTCGAAATCGATGTTTGCTCAAGCAAACTTGCGGAGGTGAACCAAGTAAAGCTTGAACATAGGCAGCCCGCCCAAAACCGTCCAAGTCAAATCTCATGGCATGGAGAGATCTATCATCCGAATTATTTAAGAGAACATAAGATGGAAAGGtaacagagagtaaatttgGTAACACATGCGAAAGGCCCGAACGACATATCTATCATCCACCTAATGCTTAGTTCCCCATCCATATGTACCGGATACACAAGGACTAATATGGTTATGGCTCTTAGAAAAGTATATCTATTATCAATAAGGTATAGATATTAGAAGAACTAAGCATAATGAAAAAGAGATAGATGTGTGGAGTGGTGTGCTTAAGTACCGCAACCACCTTATGACGACGGTCATGCCGCCACAACATGACCACCTTATAGTGGTTGCCTCGAACGGCTCTCCATGTGTGGGTTGTCGAAACCATTGACCTATAAGAATTTGATTCAAGCATATCAGTTGCTAATagtaaaatgaaattttagtGTTCGTGCAATTAGAACGTCGCCTAATTGCAAGATCAATAGGGAAATTGTCGAGAAAGTTCTATACATATTGCActtatgccaattcggttctaaattttttaatttgaccaaattaaTACTAaactttttggcaattttcccatgaagtttatccggccaattttggctgtaAATCGTTGATATGGACATCAGCCATCTTACCACGCCTAGCTAGCAttgaagtgaataatttttaattttttttaaacaaacttctaactttttctttttgcttttttttctgattcctcttcttctcctccctgGCCACATAGCTCTGTTGCTCACTTGCCGCCGCATCATCAGCCGACCATTGCCACTGCAAGGCCTCGCCATCGCGCCTCCTCCCGTTGTCAACACCAGCCCTTCATCCGCTTGAGTCATCGTTGTGTTCTCCAACCCTCCCTGTCACCATGTGCGAAGGTTGTGAGCCATGGCAATGGAGGTCACGAGCTCCGTCGATTTGCTTGAATGGAGGTCTCCAGCCTCACGCACCCATAGATCTAGGTCGCACAAGCTTGGGGACCTCCATGGCCACGCTCGAGGTTCGGAGGGACATACACGGTCTCTCTGGTGAAGGGGGCCCTCCGACACTCGCCCTCGCCCAAACCAAGCCCAGTGAGGCTAACCCTCGCCCTGTCGCAGGCGTGGGCGACCCTTACCCAGGCGAGACCAGCACTTGCCAACCATTGCTTATGGCCAGTGAcaacaagaaaattgaaatgtttataattgaattgggataatgcaatagatttatgatttttttttttagtaacttctctcaaaatcaagagaaaaacaGTGACTCGATTTATTAAACTTTCTACTCATCTCATGGAAGAATGGATGGCCAAAAGAATCAAAACACAGATGAAATCCAAACTAAGTCACGACATCATGACCCTAAACTCATCAAAATTGATGACCCCGTCCCCGTCGAGATCGAACTTGGCAATCATCACCTTACACTCGCCCAGACTCCGGGACTCCCCGAGCCGACTCAGCATCTTCTTCAGGCTCTTGGGCGTGATGCACCCGCCGCCGTCCATCTCGTACATCTTGAACGCCTCCTTCAGGTCGGCGGCCTTCTCCTCCGCCCCGCCGCCCTCGACGAACGCCACGAAGTCCTCGAACCCCAGCTGGCCGTCGCCGTCACCGTCCAAGACCTCCaccgccgcctccgcctcctccaGCGAGATGTCGCCGCCGCCGACGGTGGCCACACACTGCCGCAGCTCAGCGGGGGATATCTTGCGGTCCTTGTCCCCGTCGAAGTGGCTGAAGACGCGCTCGTACTGCTCGCGCTTGTCCATGGTTCTCTTCTCACTGTCTTATTTAGCTACAAAAAGGTTTGAACGTCGAAGCTCTTGAGATTGGGTTTTCACGTTGATGATGTTATGAGACAGTTTTTGATTGAAGAAGAGAGTGAATTTATAGAGGCGGAAATGACGCGTGTCGTGCGTTGACCGCCTGAGTTATGACTTGAAGAAGGGGTATCTCGCTCGCCTTTCGGGGAAGGAAGAAATTGGGATGTTGCCTTTTGTTCCTCgtttgaaaattgggaaaaacgaAGTCAAAGGACTCTTCTTTCACGTCAATACGTCATAGCTGAGACAATGCCTCCTACCGTTTAGAACATTTTTCTTGCATATTAATAATCGTGTTAACACCTCACGAAAATACTTTCGACGAGATATTATATCACGCATGTCGTAGCGACACACACGGTGAGGTTAGCTCGGACGAAGCGTCGATAGAACGTCGTTTTATCTCGTACCTCTGATCCGAGATGATAAACATGCTGATCGAGTGAGCCGTGCCAATTTAAACGAGGAAAAGTCGCTGCATATGGCAAATACTTTACTTGAATCACAAGATGCATGTTTTACAATTCGTCTGGATTGCAAGATTGATAATCTAGATATATTTCGGTGTGTATCACGAGCACATCCTCGCTCGGAATTCCGAGTTTTTCTTGACGCTGGACAAATCGGGATTTTTTGTTCCTACCAAGTTTATCAATAATGAGGAACCACGGTTGGAAATTTTTAGGACCAAGACATCATTATTTTCCCTGAAAAGACATCGGAGCATTGAAGGAGTCAGTGGGAATAGCCAAGAACCCGCAATTTTTGAACCCAGGGCGGACGTGGGGAAGAACATTCTAGAATACGGTACGACATGTCAGGCACAACAAAACGGTCAAAAAAACGAGTGTGCAGTGGGATCGGACCGCCCGTCAGTTCGAGAAAGCGGGGCCCAGATTGACCGTCGTGGTGATTCGTGCCACCGACAAACGAAGCACCACCAGAGAAGCAGAGCCTCCCATTTTGGAGGAAGTCAACAATTGGAATTTTGTGACTCTCGTTTCTCTCATGAATCTCTCCGCATTTGCTGTGTAAAGGAGGAGTGAGCACTGGACCCTTTTTCCATGAAGGTGAGATGGGGCCGGAGAACTCGGAGATTCCCTTGGAGACCGCGCAATTGCGAGTGGAGGTGATCGTCGGAAGAGTTCGATTCGGGTTGCGCTTGACTTGTGAACGACAAATATCATTAGGCTTCAAAGAGGTGCGACCaaattcttgaggaaaaacgTAATTTCTTTTCTCTAACGGGCGGATGCGAGCAAAGAGTCTTAACCTCGATAGATCAATCTCTTTTTATTGATTTCAATTCTTTTCCC is a window from the Rhodamnia argentea isolate NSW1041297 chromosome 8, ASM2092103v1, whole genome shotgun sequence genome containing:
- the LOC115741239 gene encoding uncharacterized protein At3g27210-like; protein product: MGSCVSAQRSSSLESAVKRSLSSASQMEKPMGARHPRPAAGEVPVAAIGVPLGSRRTPTFSDFGSKEDKFFDSQAWMESDCEDEFFSVKGDFTPSRGSTPVHDSFITSTPQRITTFYKDEALGSIPKPTPAGGKKKLAELFQESFRGGQCLNGDNKFSNNPTNPAWGISSASGANSVHSSKRTAGGGSTIIEEKQVTPFQDCLLSLVSCGGSSKRRRKMTPAIAIHG
- the LOC115741277 gene encoding putative calcium-binding protein CML19, with translation MDKREQYERVFSHFDGDKDRKISPAELRQCVATVGGGDISLEEAEAAVEVLDGDGDGQLGFEDFVAFVEGGGAEEKAADLKEAFKMYEMDGGGCITPKSLKKMLSRLGESRSLGECKVMIAKFDLDGDGVINFDEFRVMMS